In bacterium, the genomic stretch ACCTCACAACCGCTGAATCGATGGACTGCTGCGAAAAAGGGCACAGTCACGACACTGCGGGAATGAGGGACGATCACGCGACAGCCTGTTGCTCGAGCTGCAATACAGGCAAAACCCAGATACTCAAACAGCAGGGTCCAGTTCATCCGGTTATTGTTCCTGCTACGGAAATAGTGTCAGTAGAAATCTCGAACGATCTTCCATGGTGGATTGATTCCTTCGATCCTTCGATTTCGCCGAGTCCGCCCATCTTTCTTCTGGATCGTTCCCTCCGCATCTAATTTAACCTCCCGTTTTGCGCCTTAAAACGCGCTCTTTGTTTCTTCGATCTTTCGTGATTGCGGAGGTTAAATTTCCATGAAATTCATCAAACATATTCTCATCATTGTCTTACTCACGGCCAGTACTGCGCACGCTGAAACGCTCTTGGAACTTCAACGCGAGCTCGTTCGCAACAATCCGGAAATTCTTGCGGCAAAGAACCGATATCTGGCGGCTACGAAAGTTCCGATTCAGGAGGGAACTCTACCTGATCCGATGATCAGTTTTACGGATTTCGGCGTTGGACGTCCCTTTTTTACAGCGTTAAACGAAAGCGACTTTGCATATCGCGGATTCGGCATCTCACAGGATCTGCCCTTTCCCGGCAAACTGAATTTACGTTCGCAAATTGCAAATAAAAAAGCTGAAGCGGCAGAACAAGAGCTCCGGCTGACGACCATCCGGTTGCTCTCCCAACTAAAAACGGAGTTTGTGGAGTACGCCTATTTGCAGCAGGCAATCGCCATCACGGAAAAGTACCGCGTTTTAGTCAATCATTTCACTGAAATAAGTGAAGCAAAATATAAAGTGGGCGAAGGTGTGCAGTCCGACATCTTGCGCGCGCAATTGGAGCGTTCGACCCTTGAAGAAAAGATGCAGTTGCTTTACCAGGACCTGGAAAGCAGAAGAGCGGCCATGAATGCGCTGCTCAATCGTGCGATAGATGGAGATTTGA encodes the following:
- a CDS encoding TolC family protein — translated: MKFIKHILIIVLLTASTAHAETLLELQRELVRNNPEILAAKNRYLAATKVPIQEGTLPDPMISFTDFGVGRPFFTALNESDFAYRGFGISQDLPFPGKLNLRSQIANKKAEAAEQELRLTTIRLLSQLKTEFVEYAYLQQAIAITEKYRVLVNHFTEISEAKYKVGEGVQSDILRAQLERSTLEEKMQLLYQDLESRRAAMNALLNRAIDGDLKTDETFLTPQFDVALEVLRKRLEERSPEILSKIVQQEQRALELKLANKEKYPDFSATFQWQKTGSEFPDYYMTMFEARIPLYYWRKQKPAIAQATLELQASKNEKEATLKKLNADLKAAYISATTTANLAKLYNEGIIPQSRISLESTLSAYQVGKVDFLTLLNSGTTLLNYESEFLRRVADHEKAVARIEEITGQLITPTGIELTTELGL